The stretch of DNA AGGCCATTCATGCGTCTTCGATGACCTCAATGGTCACCGCCTCGACCTTTCCGGAGATGATCCGGTAGGCTCGAAGGTCCAGCACCGGCTGGAGCGAAATTATAAAATAGACGGCCTCCGGATAGTAAGCCCGCTCGATGTCCGTGGCCGAGGGGTAAGCGGCCGATGCCGGATGCGAGTGATAAATGCCGAGCAATTCTTCCCCGCGCGCCCGCATGGTGCGAAACGCCTCCAGTACATCGCGCACATCGGCGAAATACTCGACCGTCGGCCGCGCCGCGACATTCCGTAGGGGATAGATGATCTCGCCGATACCTCGACGTCCGGCCAAAAATCCGCAGCACTCTCGCGGAGCGGCCCTGCGCGCCTCGTCCTCCATCTGCGCCACGACCGTCCGCGTCACACGAAAGCGCGGAGCATCAAAGGAAGAGCACACCGTGCGCACGAGTCTCCAGATCTTGCTCCTCGCGGATCATGCGAAACAGGCGCGCGCCATATCGCGCCAGGAAATAGAAGGCGTTCATGGCGCGCTCCTGCAACATCCCATGCGGC from Blastocatellia bacterium encodes:
- a CDS encoding M67 family metallopeptidase yields the protein MTRTVVAQMEDEARRAAPRECCGFLAGRRGIGEIIYPLRNVAARPTVEYFADVRDVLEAFRTMRARGEELLGIYHSHPASAAYPSATDIERAYYPEAVYFIISLQPVLDLRAYRIISGKVEAVTIEVIEDA